A genomic window from Litoreibacter janthinus includes:
- a CDS encoding class II histone deacetylase gives MKTGFFWDEKCFWHAGGDFAFTVPIGGLVQPLAAGGLPENPETKRRLKNLLDVTGLISELHARSAPEATWDDLARVHPEAFLHKFKEKSDAGGGTMGLRTPFAQGGFEIASLSAGLAKAALFSVLQGDMTNAYALSRPPGHHCLPDFPNGFCLLANIAIAVEAALEHRLTDRVAVIDWDVHHGNGTEAIFFDRDDVLTISLHQERNYPMDTGDAEDRGVGRGEGYNMNIPLPPGGGHALYLEAMERLVLPALSDFQPDVIIVACGYDAAAIDPLSRMMATAETFRALTEMAMEAASDLCDDRLVLVHEGGYSEVYVPFCGHNVLQQLSGSLISAEDPLAATFDLRQPSARLAAMHSDFLTDLESFFR, from the coding sequence ATCAAAACCGGCTTCTTCTGGGATGAAAAATGCTTCTGGCACGCAGGCGGCGACTTTGCCTTTACAGTCCCCATCGGCGGGCTGGTGCAGCCCTTGGCTGCAGGCGGCCTGCCGGAAAATCCGGAAACCAAGCGCCGGCTGAAGAACCTGCTCGATGTGACCGGGCTGATCAGCGAGTTGCACGCCCGATCCGCGCCGGAGGCAACGTGGGACGATCTTGCCCGCGTCCACCCCGAGGCTTTTTTGCACAAATTCAAAGAAAAATCGGACGCAGGCGGCGGGACAATGGGCCTGCGCACCCCTTTCGCCCAAGGCGGGTTCGAGATCGCGAGCCTGTCGGCAGGTCTGGCCAAAGCCGCGCTCTTTTCCGTCCTTCAGGGCGACATGACCAACGCTTACGCCCTGTCCCGTCCCCCGGGACACCATTGCTTGCCGGATTTCCCCAACGGGTTCTGCCTCTTGGCCAATATCGCCATCGCCGTCGAAGCCGCACTGGAGCATCGCCTGACAGACAGGGTCGCCGTCATCGACTGGGATGTGCACCACGGCAACGGGACCGAAGCGATCTTCTTTGACCGCGACGACGTTCTCACGATCTCGCTCCATCAGGAACGCAATTACCCGATGGACACTGGCGACGCCGAGGATCGTGGCGTCGGACGGGGCGAAGGCTACAATATGAACATCCCCCTTCCCCCTGGCGGCGGTCACGCCCTGTACTTGGAGGCAATGGAACGGCTGGTCCTTCCGGCCCTATCAGATTTCCAACCTGACGTGATCATCGTCGCCTGTGGCTATGACGCGGCAGCGATTGATCCGTTATCGCGAATGATGGCAACCGCAGAAACCTTCCGCGCCCTGACCGAGATGGCGATGGAAGCCGCCTCGGACCTGTGCGACGACCGCCTCGTGCTGGTCCACGAGGGCGGGTATTCCGAGGTCTACGTTCCCTTCTGCGGCCACAATGTGCTGCAACAACTTTCCGGAAGCCTCATTTCAGCCGAGGACCCGTTGGCGGCGACATTCGACTTGCGCCAGCCCTCGGCCCGTCTTGCAGCCATGCACAGCGACTTTCTCACGGATCTCGAGAGCTTCTTTCGTTAA
- a CDS encoding DUF4123 domain-containing protein, whose protein sequence is MNTVDDIWTGTSASNPAAHDSAAAQAGSLILSQTFESIEPLDAQFGVDVKKSVPDALTEELFGQPAPSPADLAAANGDADKVPPLGTYAVLDAAVVTNLPELLETSGLEHLCLFIGEAQEELSHVAPWIVRLETGNALTRHLFTKGNAPWQLWDKRPGMFLRARASCSEMRKHFRKILKVQNDNGKWFYFRFWEGTALLTVAEAAAQKDQARLYRPGMIAYARQSSPDGDVLVKSWLGDPRCAPTP, encoded by the coding sequence ATGAACACTGTCGACGACATTTGGACCGGCACCTCAGCCTCGAACCCCGCTGCTCATGACAGTGCGGCGGCTCAGGCGGGATCGCTCATTCTCTCTCAAACATTCGAGAGTATCGAACCGCTCGACGCGCAATTCGGTGTGGACGTCAAAAAGTCCGTGCCAGACGCGTTGACCGAAGAGCTTTTCGGCCAACCGGCTCCGTCACCCGCCGATCTGGCCGCCGCGAACGGCGACGCCGACAAAGTGCCGCCGCTCGGCACTTACGCTGTGCTCGATGCGGCTGTCGTCACCAATCTGCCCGAGCTGCTGGAAACCTCTGGGCTAGAGCATCTTTGCCTGTTCATCGGCGAGGCCCAGGAAGAGCTTAGCCATGTCGCACCATGGATTGTGCGGCTTGAAACCGGCAACGCACTGACCCGTCATCTATTCACCAAAGGCAACGCCCCGTGGCAGCTTTGGGATAAAAGGCCCGGTATGTTTCTGCGCGCACGCGCCAGTTGCTCAGAAATGCGTAAGCATTTCAGGAAAATCCTGAAAGTGCAGAACGACAACGGGAAGTGGTTCTATTTCCGTTTTTGGGAAGGCACCGCGCTGCTCACAGTGGCCGAGGCCGCAGCGCAAAAAGATCAGGCGCGGCTCTATCGCCCCGGTATGATTGCCTACGCCCGCCAATCGTCGCCGGACGGCGATGTCCTGGTCAAAAGCTGGCTCGGCGATCCCAGATGTGCCCCCACGCCATGA
- a CDS encoding TIGR02594 family protein — MCGTTMINPSASPTAGATDSRPSAPCCGPTPWMNTALGELGVHEYAGLNNANPRVMEFHRSAGFTWTDDDSTEDNAWCGSFVTWSLRQAGITPANNGFRANSYSRSTLDSSGNGWPDGKIIPRPVYGATARKRRDGGGHVGFVAGTVPGQPDRIAILGGNQGGQRGTAAAGGEVNVKSYPRYTGGGETFIFMVPADYNWECCELQDYTGHVGPATTEG; from the coding sequence ATGTGCGGCACGACCATGATCAATCCCAGCGCAAGCCCCACAGCTGGTGCCACCGACAGCCGCCCCTCCGCGCCCTGCTGCGGGCCCACGCCATGGATGAACACCGCCTTGGGGGAATTGGGCGTTCATGAGTATGCCGGCCTGAACAATGCCAACCCACGGGTTATGGAGTTCCATCGCTCCGCCGGTTTCACATGGACGGACGACGACTCTACCGAAGACAACGCGTGGTGCGGGTCCTTTGTGACATGGTCACTGCGACAGGCTGGCATCACTCCAGCCAATAACGGCTTTCGGGCAAATTCCTATTCGCGCTCCACGCTGGATTCCAGCGGCAACGGGTGGCCCGACGGCAAGATCATCCCGCGCCCCGTCTATGGCGCGACGGCCCGCAAACGGCGGGACGGCGGCGGGCATGTGGGGTTCGTTGCGGGCACAGTTCCGGGTCAGCCGGATCGGATTGCGATCTTGGGCGGCAACCAGGGCGGGCAGCGCGGCACCGCGGCCGCTGGCGGCGAAGTAAACGTCAAATCCTATCCGCGCTATACAGGAGGCGGCGAGACGTTCATCTTCATGGTTCCTGCAGACTACAATTGGGAATGTTGCGAGCTTCAGGACTATACTGGCCACGTCGGCCCCGCGACCACCGAAGGGTAA
- a CDS encoding helix-turn-helix domain-containing protein codes for MAKSVDRFWTEATFDLPNPPVLSRTSSDGVLLFEYREDAPGSLPPQVNALFSFVIPISDEPLRVIADRDGRTERLTMKPDDIAVSPAGSKTGWQWMDPSKCMIIHINPPAMKRFVQTELKVLSTGGQFDDVIFFHDAEVRQAAERMYETLVSDELGADVMFDALARMFLVLLVKRYGKPQKVDATFDTHFSADNYARVVEYIEGHLDQKISPADLAADQGMSEAAFSRKFKARVGETPMRFVTQVRLEVASRLLGQGDLSMAQVAARCGFADQAHLSRTFKQHLGISPSQFRSQLQHA; via the coding sequence ATGGCCAAATCTGTCGACCGCTTCTGGACAGAGGCGACGTTTGACCTTCCCAACCCGCCAGTCTTGTCGCGGACGAGTTCTGACGGGGTTTTGTTGTTCGAGTATCGTGAAGACGCACCGGGCTCTTTGCCGCCTCAGGTTAACGCATTGTTCAGCTTTGTTATCCCTATCTCGGATGAACCACTGCGCGTCATCGCGGACCGCGACGGGCGTACCGAGCGACTGACCATGAAGCCTGATGACATTGCGGTATCCCCGGCGGGATCGAAAACGGGATGGCAGTGGATGGATCCGTCCAAATGCATGATCATTCATATCAACCCGCCAGCAATGAAACGCTTCGTTCAGACCGAGCTGAAAGTCTTGTCTACGGGTGGGCAGTTCGACGACGTGATCTTCTTTCATGACGCTGAGGTGCGGCAAGCCGCAGAGCGGATGTATGAAACTCTCGTGAGCGACGAGCTGGGTGCGGATGTGATGTTCGACGCTTTGGCGCGGATGTTTCTGGTGCTGCTGGTCAAGCGCTACGGCAAACCGCAGAAGGTAGATGCGACCTTTGACACCCATTTCAGTGCGGACAACTATGCCCGCGTCGTCGAATATATCGAGGGGCATCTGGATCAGAAAATCAGCCCCGCCGATCTGGCAGCGGACCAAGGCATGAGCGAGGCCGCGTTTTCGCGCAAGTTCAAGGCACGGGTCGGGGAAACGCCGATGCGGTTTGTCACGCAGGTGCGACTGGAGGTGGCGAGCCGGTTGCTAGGGCAGGGTGACTTGTCGATGGCCCAAGTCGCTGCGCGCTGTGGTTTTGCCGATCAAGCGCATCTCTCACGCACCTTCAAGCAGCATCTGGGCATATCCCCAAGCCAGTTTCGGTCTCAGCTGCAGCACGCATGA
- a CDS encoding rhodanese-like domain-containing protein, whose product MALKVTAAQMVANARARIEEIETADAIAMVDDPNVVIVDLRDVRERQRSGYVPGSFHCPRGMAEFWVDPDSPYFKDVFAQDKKFVFHCASGWRSALTVATLNDMGFEAAHLREGFSTWEAQGGPVARD is encoded by the coding sequence ATGGCATTAAAAGTAACAGCAGCTCAAATGGTGGCAAACGCACGGGCGCGGATCGAGGAAATCGAGACTGCGGACGCGATTGCCATGGTGGACGACCCGAACGTGGTGATCGTGGATTTGCGAGACGTGCGGGAACGTCAGCGTAGTGGCTATGTGCCCGGAAGCTTTCATTGCCCGCGCGGGATGGCGGAGTTCTGGGTCGATCCAGACAGCCCCTATTTCAAAGACGTTTTCGCGCAGGACAAGAAGTTCGTGTTTCACTGTGCCTCTGGGTGGCGGTCGGCGCTGACCGTGGCCACCCTGAACGACATGGGGTTCGAGGCGGCGCATCTGCGTGAGGGGTTTTCGACTTGGGAAGCGCAGGGCGGGCCGGTCGCGCGCGACTGA
- a CDS encoding DMT family transporter — MALWIYVSVFAAFMQNLRFMLQKHLKATKLSTGGATFSRFLFSSPLVALGVGGYLAATGAPIPSLNGAFWLYALSGGVGQILATACVVALFAERNFAVGIVFKKTEVVLTALLGLVVLGERISPLGVIAIIIGFAGVVLLSDPPKGGARFFNKAAGFGLGSGLLFGVAAVGYRGAALQIDSPDVIVRAGVSLAVATAFQTAIMAAWLAWRDKGEIGRVLASWRVSSLVGVTSMCGSFGWFVAFALQNAAYVKAVGQVELVFTFLASYFIFKERSTRKELIGIALIVVSILVLVAVL; from the coding sequence ATGGCCCTTTGGATATACGTCTCTGTCTTTGCGGCCTTCATGCAGAACTTGCGCTTCATGCTGCAAAAGCACCTGAAGGCAACAAAGCTTTCGACGGGTGGCGCGACCTTTTCCCGTTTTCTGTTTTCAAGCCCGCTGGTGGCCTTGGGCGTCGGCGGCTATCTGGCCGCAACGGGAGCGCCTATCCCGTCCTTGAATGGCGCGTTCTGGCTTTACGCTCTATCTGGTGGAGTTGGTCAGATTTTGGCGACAGCCTGCGTCGTGGCATTGTTTGCTGAACGAAATTTCGCCGTCGGTATCGTGTTCAAAAAGACCGAGGTCGTGCTGACGGCGCTGCTTGGGTTGGTCGTGCTGGGCGAGCGGATTTCGCCCCTTGGCGTGATCGCAATTATCATAGGGTTTGCGGGCGTGGTGTTGCTGTCGGACCCACCCAAAGGCGGCGCACGGTTCTTTAACAAGGCGGCAGGGTTCGGGTTGGGCTCGGGGCTTTTGTTCGGCGTGGCAGCTGTGGGATACCGCGGGGCGGCATTGCAGATCGACAGCCCTGACGTCATCGTGCGCGCGGGCGTCAGTCTTGCCGTCGCCACGGCGTTCCAGACGGCGATCATGGCCGCTTGGCTCGCGTGGCGGGATAAAGGCGAGATCGGGCGCGTGCTGGCATCCTGGCGGGTGTCATCGCTGGTTGGGGTGACGTCGATGTGCGGCTCGTTCGGGTGGTTTGTGGCCTTTGCCTTGCAGAATGCGGCTTATGTGAAAGCCGTCGGCCAAGTGGAATTGGTGTTCACCTTTCTGGCGTCCTACTTCATCTTCAAAGAGCGCAGCACTCGCAAGGAATTGATCGGCATCGCGCTGATCGTTGTGAGTATTCTTGTGCTGGTGGCTGTGCTTTAG
- a CDS encoding fatty acid desaturase, whose amino-acid sequence MSERRPRIEWPTLALLAVTYAIWAWAVFWLSGWSVPLAVVVAALAIAQQSSLQHEVLHGHPFRWQRLNEILVRPSLNLAIPYGRFRDTHLAHHRDACLTDPYDDPETNYLAERDWNALPTVLQHIYRCNNTLAGRMLFGPVLGQFAFMQSDVRGWTPAIAKSWLAHLIGTALVIWMIWQSAMPIWAYVVAAYIGLSLLKIRTFLEHRAHDQSRERSVIVEDRGPLAFLFLNNNLHAVHHMYPQVPWYDLPKLYRVGKDRFQACNGGYVYRSYATVFAQHLVHPKDPVVHPLWHKAEETLDA is encoded by the coding sequence ATGTCTGAACGTCGCCCCCGCATAGAGTGGCCGACGCTGGCCTTGCTGGCCGTCACCTACGCGATTTGGGCGTGGGCGGTCTTCTGGCTATCGGGATGGTCCGTGCCCTTGGCCGTCGTGGTCGCGGCGCTTGCGATTGCGCAGCAGTCTTCTTTGCAGCATGAGGTGCTTCACGGACACCCGTTCCGCTGGCAAAGGCTAAACGAAATTCTAGTGCGCCCGTCGTTGAATTTGGCCATTCCGTACGGGCGGTTCCGCGACACCCATCTGGCCCATCACCGCGACGCCTGTTTGACGGATCCGTATGATGACCCTGAAACCAACTACCTGGCAGAGCGGGATTGGAACGCGCTGCCCACTGTGCTTCAGCATATTTACCGCTGCAACAACACATTAGCGGGGCGCATGCTGTTCGGGCCGGTTCTGGGGCAATTTGCGTTTATGCAAAGCGATGTCAGGGGCTGGACACCCGCCATTGCCAAAAGCTGGCTTGCGCATTTGATTGGCACTGCACTGGTCATTTGGATGATTTGGCAGTCCGCCATGCCGATCTGGGCCTATGTCGTCGCTGCCTATATCGGGCTATCGCTGCTAAAAATACGCACCTTCCTAGAGCACCGTGCGCATGATCAAAGCAGAGAGCGCTCAGTCATTGTGGAGGATCGTGGACCTCTGGCGTTTTTGTTTTTGAATAATAACTTGCACGCAGTCCATCACATGTATCCTCAGGTTCCGTGGTATGATTTGCCGAAGCTTTACCGCGTTGGCAAAGACCGATTTCAGGCGTGCAACGGTGGATATGTTTATCGCTCCTACGCGACGGTTTTTGCGCAACATCTGGTGCATCCGAAAGATCCGGTCGTCCACCCGCTTTGGCATAAGGCCGAGGAGACGCTGGACGCCTGA
- a CDS encoding DUF2061 domain-containing protein has product MESTTRSLVKAMLWTLLGFVMMSGVGYASTGSWALGGGMALANSTLGLVSYVLYERVWARISWGVAGPERRDV; this is encoded by the coding sequence ATGGAAAGCACGACACGCAGCTTGGTGAAGGCCATGCTTTGGACCCTTTTGGGGTTCGTCATGATGAGCGGCGTTGGCTACGCCTCGACCGGCTCTTGGGCCCTCGGGGGCGGCATGGCGCTTGCGAACTCGACCTTGGGGCTGGTGAGCTATGTCCTTTACGAGAGGGTCTGGGCGCGCATCTCTTGGGGTGTGGCGGGGCCGGAGCGGCGCGATGTCTGA
- a CDS encoding helix-turn-helix domain-containing protein translates to MTQILDKRDRADLFRLRLSQAMADSRTTQSALARAIGVDRSTVSQLLKQKTARLPNAQVVGECARVLGVSADWLLGLTDRPELAADLMASALTFTEAPRALVDEQIFDWHREAAGYKIRHVPASLPDMLKTRDMLEWEYSPHLGKTTAQAIGASEDRLTWMRSAGSDYEIAVPLHELHTMAEGCGYYEGLPVDLRRAQLTRLLELHEQLYPTLRLHAFDARKLYSAPVTIFGPKLAVIYLGRNYLAFRDRERVQAITQHFDGLVREAELSSRDMPKLLEELVNSIGNN, encoded by the coding sequence ATGACGCAAATATTAGACAAACGCGATCGGGCGGACCTGTTTCGCCTGCGCCTGTCCCAAGCCATGGCCGACAGCCGCACCACCCAAAGCGCGCTTGCCCGCGCCATTGGGGTGGATCGCTCTACGGTGTCGCAGTTGCTCAAACAGAAAACCGCCCGCCTCCCGAACGCGCAGGTCGTGGGGGAATGCGCGCGGGTGCTTGGCGTCTCGGCTGACTGGCTTTTGGGCCTGACCGACCGGCCAGAGCTTGCGGCGGATCTTATGGCCTCCGCATTGACCTTCACCGAAGCCCCGCGCGCACTGGTGGACGAACAGATTTTTGACTGGCACCGCGAGGCGGCCGGATACAAAATCCGCCACGTCCCTGCCAGCCTTCCCGACATGCTGAAAACGCGAGACATGTTGGAATGGGAATATTCCCCGCACTTGGGCAAAACCACGGCACAGGCCATCGGCGCGTCCGAGGATCGGCTTACATGGATGCGCAGCGCGGGTTCCGATTACGAGATCGCTGTCCCCTTGCACGAGCTTCACACCATGGCAGAGGGGTGCGGGTACTACGAAGGCCTACCCGTCGATCTGCGCCGCGCGCAACTGACCCGACTGCTGGAGCTTCACGAGCAGCTATACCCTACTCTCAGGCTCCACGCCTTCGACGCGCGGAAGCTGTATTCCGCGCCGGTCACCATCTTCGGACCGAAACTTGCGGTGATATATCTGGGCCGCAACTACCTCGCGTTTCGGGATCGCGAGCGGGTTCAGGCCATCACCCAACACTTCGACGGATTGGTGCGCGAAGCAGAACTGTCGTCGCGCGACATGCCGAAATTGCTGGAAGAACTGGTTAATTCAATAGGTAACAACTAA
- a CDS encoding alpha/beta fold hydrolase, translated as MTSSIYFCHGLPGSPLDTSLMTAKAIAPDLLAASDPLSQFDEMTAHLSGQVHIAGFSIGARIACLIAANRPDRIAKLTLISPGAPLQTGDYLSQMAGRPVFLAAQKSEAAMARFALIQSLAIRAAPGLLLSALFAKSGPDERAFARNQKPALQHGLRQSLLTYRAAYIAHLRDYVADWSDLLPQISCPTDIYHGTQDKWAPVTMAHALNDAIERATLHLTPTEHYTTLAQVRL; from the coding sequence ATGACATCAAGCATATACTTCTGTCACGGCCTTCCCGGCAGCCCCTTGGATACCAGCCTGATGACAGCGAAAGCCATTGCCCCTGACTTGCTGGCGGCCTCTGATCCGCTCTCGCAATTTGACGAAATGACTGCGCATCTATCGGGCCAAGTTCACATTGCAGGCTTTTCCATCGGCGCGCGCATTGCGTGCTTGATTGCGGCCAATCGGCCGGACCGGATCGCGAAACTGACCCTGATCTCCCCCGGCGCACCACTCCAAACAGGTGACTACCTAAGCCAAATGGCAGGTCGCCCTGTTTTCCTTGCCGCCCAAAAAAGTGAAGCTGCAATGGCCCGATTTGCCTTAATCCAATCCCTCGCCATCCGCGCCGCACCCGGCCTTTTGTTGAGCGCATTATTCGCCAAATCCGGCCCTGACGAACGTGCGTTTGCCCGCAATCAGAAACCCGCCCTTCAGCACGGACTGCGCCAAAGTTTGCTGACATATCGCGCGGCATATATCGCCCATTTGCGAGACTATGTGGCGGATTGGTCTGATCTACTACCTCAGATTTCCTGCCCGACGGACATCTATCATGGCACCCAAGACAAGTGGGCGCCGGTTACAATGGCCCACGCACTGAACGACGCAATTGAGAGGGCGACGCTTCATCTGACCCCGACAGAGCATTACACCACCCTCGCGCAGGTTAGACTTTAG
- a CDS encoding SDR family oxidoreductase, which yields MKVLITAGGSGIGYAMGQAFSEAGAQVWVTDLDISSVPASWRASKVDASDEAGMASLFTEVDSEWGGLDVLCANAGIAGPTAAVEDVALADWKTCVSVNLEGAFLAAKYATPLMKRQGSGAMVLTSSTAGIYGYPNRAPYSAAKWGIIGLMKTLAMELGPHGIRANAICPGAVEGPRMEGVLEREAGAKGMTRDQVYEGYAKGTSMRSFVEARDVANMAVFLGSDGARLVSGQVIAVDGHTENPDPKV from the coding sequence ATGAAGGTCCTCATTACGGCAGGTGGCTCCGGCATCGGATATGCGATGGGGCAGGCCTTCAGCGAGGCGGGCGCGCAGGTCTGGGTGACGGATCTCGACATCTCGTCTGTGCCTGCTTCGTGGCGGGCCTCCAAGGTGGATGCAAGTGACGAGGCTGGCATGGCCTCCTTGTTCACGGAGGTAGACAGCGAATGGGGCGGATTGGATGTGCTTTGCGCCAATGCGGGCATCGCAGGCCCGACCGCAGCAGTTGAGGATGTGGCGCTGGCCGATTGGAAAACATGTGTTTCTGTGAACCTTGAAGGCGCGTTTCTGGCAGCGAAATACGCGACACCCCTGATGAAACGGCAGGGCAGTGGCGCGATGGTGCTGACGTCCTCCACGGCAGGGATTTATGGCTACCCAAATCGCGCGCCCTATTCGGCAGCGAAATGGGGGATCATCGGGCTGATGAAAACTCTGGCGATGGAGCTGGGCCCGCATGGCATTCGCGCCAACGCGATCTGCCCCGGTGCGGTCGAAGGCCCGCGTATGGAAGGCGTTCTGGAGCGCGAAGCAGGCGCCAAGGGCATGACCCGTGATCAAGTCTATGAGGGTTATGCAAAAGGCACCTCCATGCGGTCCTTCGTAGAGGCGCGGGATGTCGCGAATATGGCGGTGTTCTTGGGGTCAGATGGCGCGCGGCTGGTCTCCGGTCAGGTGATCGCTGTTGATGGCCACACGGAGAACCCAGACCCTAAAGTCTAA
- a CDS encoding carnitine 3-dehydrogenase: MTKTAAILGGGVIGGGWAARFLLMGWDVRVFDPDPEAERKINEVLANARRSLPGLADGAMPDEGRLSFHADLADAVGPADWIQESVPERLEIKHKVFANVQAACREDAIIGSSTSGFKPSELQDGAARPAQIVVTHPFNPVYLLPLIEVVPSPANDAAMIQKTKDVLTSIGCFPLHVRKEIDAHIADRFLEAVWREALWLIKDGIATTEEIDEAIRMGFGLRWAQMGLFETYRIAGGEAGMKHFIEQFGPCLSWPWTKLMDVPELTDELVDQIASQSDAQSGMHSIRELERIRDTNLVAMMRALKAQNYGAGAVLNRAEPPKTAPDDISTPIETVQRAVPLDWVDYNGHMNEARYLQAFGDATDRFMEMVGCDAAYIASGGSYFTAETHIRHLDEVHAGARIRVETQVLLGEGKKMHLFHRMFEGGRLLATGEHMLIHVSLETRKASVPADAIAARLAEIATAHAALPAPEGAGAAVGKR, translated from the coding sequence ATGACGAAAACAGCAGCAATTCTTGGCGGTGGCGTCATTGGGGGCGGCTGGGCCGCGCGGTTCTTGCTGATGGGCTGGGACGTGCGGGTGTTCGATCCCGACCCAGAGGCTGAACGCAAGATTAACGAAGTGCTGGCCAATGCGCGGCGCTCGCTGCCCGGCTTGGCGGACGGCGCTATGCCTGACGAGGGCCGCCTGAGTTTTCATGCTGACCTGGCCGACGCCGTTGGCCCCGCCGACTGGATTCAGGAAAGCGTGCCGGAGCGTTTGGAGATCAAGCACAAGGTTTTCGCCAACGTGCAAGCCGCGTGCCGCGAGGACGCGATCATTGGGTCCTCCACTTCAGGTTTCAAGCCGTCCGAGCTGCAAGACGGCGCTGCCCGTCCCGCGCAGATCGTCGTGACGCACCCGTTCAACCCTGTTTATCTGTTGCCGCTGATCGAAGTCGTGCCTAGCCCCGCCAACGACGCTGCAATGATTCAGAAAACCAAGGACGTTCTAACCTCCATCGGCTGTTTCCCTTTACATGTCCGCAAGGAAATCGACGCCCATATCGCCGACCGCTTTCTGGAGGCCGTCTGGCGCGAGGCGTTGTGGCTGATCAAGGACGGCATCGCCACCACCGAAGAGATCGACGAGGCCATCCGCATGGGCTTCGGCCTGCGTTGGGCGCAGATGGGACTGTTCGAGACCTACCGTATCGCAGGCGGCGAGGCAGGTATGAAGCACTTCATCGAGCAGTTCGGCCCTTGCCTGTCATGGCCATGGACCAAGCTGATGGACGTACCGGAGCTAACAGACGAGTTGGTGGACCAAATCGCCAGCCAGTCCGACGCGCAATCGGGGATGCACAGCATTCGCGAGCTGGAACGCATTCGCGACACCAACCTCGTCGCCATGATGCGGGCGCTGAAGGCGCAAAACTACGGCGCAGGGGCGGTGCTGAACCGTGCGGAGCCGCCGAAAACCGCGCCCGACGATATATCCACCCCGATTGAAACCGTGCAGCGTGCGGTGCCTTTGGACTGGGTCGATTACAACGGCCATATGAACGAAGCCCGCTATTTGCAGGCTTTTGGCGACGCCACCGACCGCTTCATGGAAATGGTCGGCTGCGATGCCGCGTATATCGCCTCGGGTGGCAGCTACTTCACTGCCGAGACCCATATCCGCCATCTTGACGAGGTCCATGCCGGTGCCCGCATCCGCGTGGAAACCCAAGTGCTGCTGGGCGAGGGCAAGAAGATGCACCTGTTCCACCGGATGTTTGAGGGCGGGCGTTTGTTGGCAACGGGCGAGCACATGTTGATCCATGTCTCGCTGGAAACTCGCAAAGCGTCTGTTCCTGCGGACGCCATTGCCGCACGGCTTGCAGAGATCGCCACAGCCCACGCGGCACTGCCCGCACCAGAAGGCGCAGGGGCGGCGGTCGGCAAACGATGA
- a CDS encoding lipocalin family protein → MKHWVAAIGFLALAACAPKPAFVPDGFRDTNIPITSSTRFDPKRFAGDWRVIESFERTPREVAISRVSFRPEAGGYRYIPQAAISPLAADAEGAAWPLYSIGQFGRLLPEEGDPIWVIWVDEDHRTAVLGTPSGRFGMIINRTSKLRADRLAAAREILAFNGYDLAQLRKVSP, encoded by the coding sequence GTGAAACACTGGGTCGCCGCTATCGGGTTTCTGGCACTCGCCGCCTGCGCGCCGAAACCTGCTTTCGTGCCAGACGGCTTTCGCGACACCAACATCCCGATCACGTCCTCCACACGGTTCGATCCCAAACGCTTTGCTGGCGACTGGCGGGTGATTGAAAGCTTCGAGCGTACGCCGCGCGAAGTCGCCATCAGTCGTGTGTCCTTCCGGCCCGAGGCGGGGGGATATCGCTACATCCCCCAAGCCGCGATTTCACCCTTGGCGGCGGATGCCGAAGGAGCCGCTTGGCCGCTTTATAGCATCGGCCAATTTGGCAGACTGTTGCCCGAGGAGGGTGATCCGATCTGGGTGATCTGGGTGGACGAGGATCACCGCACCGCGGTGCTGGGCACGCCCTCCGGTCGGTTCGGTATGATCATTAACCGAACCTCAAAACTGCGCGCGGACCGCCTAGCCGCCGCGCGCGAGATACTGGCCTTTAACGGCTACGATTTGGCCCAACTCAGAAAGGTGTCGCCATGA